The window TGCAGATGGATTATTGCGCAGACCACATGGAATGCTAGCAGACGATCTGAAATCACAAAAGGAGAGAGAACGCATACAACAGTTCACACAAGATCACCTTTCCGATCCAATGAACATCAATGTGGTGGATCACTCAGTTGTGAAAGCGATCTGTGAGAGACAGTTCACCTACAGCGTCAGTCCTGATGATGAGAGAAAGGGAGACACAGATCGTGTAGCTTTGGTGGAGACTCTTACCATGTCCCCCAGTGCTGTCCCAGACAGTTATGGATCAGAAGAACAGTTTGGGAGTCTTCCAACCATCCCCCATCTGTCTGAAGCAGAGATAGCAGCTAAACAAAGAGCTGACCAATGTATAAAACATGTTATCAGTCAGATCAAACATGGGGATACGCCACCCCCCACCTTGCGCACTCCAACTTCCTGATCTCCCACTTCTCCTCCGAGAATTCAAACGTCTTGAGCTCCATAATGACATCCTGTTCAGGCGACGCCAAGTGGGGTCCCAGACAACTTACCAGCTTGTCCTTCCAGCCGAGCTCCGCAACACAGTTCTTACCAGCCTGCACGACCATATGGGACACATGGGAGTCGACCGGACGCTGGACCTTGTAAGGACCAGGTTCTATTGGCCAAAGATGGTCATGGATGTGGAAAGGAAAGTGAAGACATGTGGCAGGTGTGTGCGGAGGAAGGCACGGCCTGAAAAAGCAGCCCCATTAGTCAACATTAGGACCACGCGACCTCTCGAGCTCCTCTGTATGGACTACCTGTCCCTGGAAGCTGACAAAAGCGGGACCAAGGACATATtagtgatcacagatcatttCACTAAATTTGCGGTTGCAATTCCAACACCCAATCAAAAGGCCCGCACAGTAGCGAAGTGTCTGTGGGAGAACTTTATGGTACATTATGGTATCCCGGAGAAGTTACATAGTGACCAGGGCCCAGATTTTGAGTCTCGTACCATCAAGGAGCTCTGTCAGGTAGCTGGTATCCACAAGGTTCGGACAACCCCATACCACCCTAGGGGTAATCCTGTGGAACGATTTAATCGTACCTTACTGGACATGTTGGGCACTCTCCAAAACCAAGACAAGTCCTGTTGGCGTAACCATGTGAGACCCCTAGTCCACGCCTACAACTGCACTAGGAATGAGGTAACTGGCTACACCCCATATGAACTTATGTTCGGGCGCCAACCTCGCCTGCCAGTTGATATCGTTTTCAAGTTGCCCTTGCCAGAGGGTCAATATTCATCTCATTCAGAGTATGTGCAAAGACTCAAGTCACGTCTCAAGGAAAGCTACAAGGTAGCTATGGAGAAGGCTGCAAAGATAGCTCACAAGAACAAAATGAGGTACGACAAGTATGTCACTGCCTCAGACCTGGAGCCTGGAGATAGAGTATTAGTCAGGAATGTCCGCCTCCGGGGAAAACATAAGATCTCAGACAAATGGGAACCCACCGTTCATGTGGTGGTGAAAAGAGCAGGCACTCTTCCTGTATACACTGTTAGACCTGAAACTGGGGATGGTCCTCTAAGGACACTACACAGGGACCTGTTGCTTCCGTGTGGGTATTTACCTGTGGAGGAAAACAGTGAGCCTGTGCAGAGGTCAGTACCACGTAGGCCAGGAACCCGTGCAAATCCTGTGGTAGAGGAAGAGAATTCCTCAGAAGGAGAAGATGATGCATTCACTTTTGTTTGGTCAAGTTCCCCTGTCCCCGTGGTCATTGAGAATCCTGTTCATCCAGATCTATCCATGGCGGATGTCCCAGATACTCAGTATACCAAACCTCCCAGCTCTTGTTCTGTTGAGGGTCCTGTACATGCTCAAAGTAATGACAACCCACCAGACTTTGACAACTTACCGGATATGTCCCAGAGTATTTCAGATAGTCCCTTGATGATAGAGTCTACTTCTCATCAGAGTGATGCTGAATACGTATGCACCAACAGAGACGCACCAACTGAACAAGCAAATGAACCTGtcttaattcaaaataatccaCCCGCAGATAATCATTCTGACGCCCGAGGAGAGCAAATTGCAGTTCCTTCAGCTATGTCTGACAAGGATGAGGAGAATGATGGTCCTAAAGGAACAGAACTTGAGGAAGGAAAAGAGGAAGCAAGTGAAATGGGTGGAAAGGATGAAATAATGGATACAGAAGAGAACATAGATACAAATGATCCTGTCAGGAGATCTGAGAGGAACCGTCAACCTCCACGACGGCTTGATTATACAGAACTAGGAAGTCCTTTGATCACAGCAGTGAAATCATTCTTTCAAGGACTGTCCACAGCTTGGGCGGGAGACATAAGTGAAGACCCTATTCAGTCACCTACTCCGCCTTTTCGGATAATTGTCATTTAAGTGTCCACCATGCACAGGGACGTGCATAGGTTCAGGAGGGGAGGATGTAACCAGGTATAACAGACccattgataatattttaatagagttcactaaaaagaaaaaaagagagagattgtttattttctgtatctttatttgttcacatcggcagatttttttagttttcttatCGCAATTGTATGCATCACACAGTTTACATATTCCCACGTGGGTGTAGGTAGcctcagcagccaatcagaggttACGCAAGTCACGTTCAGCGTGTCGACACAGAGACGAGGCGCGGGTGCAGCTTCTTCCggttttttcaaaaatcatagCGAGAGAGACGGGGGTAGCTGTGTGTTAGCAAGGAGTCAAAACCAGGACAAAATTTTGGAGGTTTgtctaaaaggaaaaagagtCGGAGCACACTTCGCCGAAGATCCGGAGTCGTGTTATAGAACGAAGTACGTCGGCTAACCACTTGCCCTTTTGTCTGGGAAGTTGCCACGAGGTCCATCATCGTCGTGTTACACTTTGATATACCCGGAGCAACGGTGAGATATGCGCCATTTTAGCTGTTGCATTTTAGGTGCTATTATCCCTTGTTTTACGTGTGTTGAAGGGAAACAatgatattaatgtaataagtaAACTGAAGTGCATTATGGTGCGacgttttgaatatatttataatgtggtTATCAGTTTATGCtgatgtatgtttatataataagaaaGGGAAGTATTTAGTTCTTAATgccaatttaaatttaaattgtgatgaatgtaaaatgttttactagcACTATGCGATTTACTTGAATACATTCTTGTCGCTCAACTGAGTTTAAAGTAACTAGAGGgtaattttttgtgcatttctcttTCATGAATAGGCCTATAGTGTTAGAGTAAATGAAGCACATTTCTGTAATACCCTAACCCTGAACTCAGAATGGGTACTGTTCTATTATTCGCATATGGTTTTGATATTgttatgataaattatattttgaacgTTATTGGTTATTTATCATAAGATTGAAATACTGTTCATATGAACAGCAGGTAAATGTGTGAGCACTTTAATGTTAAGTTCTCAGAAATTATATACTTAAGACTGAATGTTGTACAACGGAAAGACAGAAGATTTGATATTTGAATAGAGACAAAGATTTATGTCAAAGTTACATGTAAAGGGTTgtgttttttgacattttatatccTGATTGATGCATCTGAGAATGAATGGTATTGAATGTAAATTTTCTGACCGGTCTGCAGGTCAGGTTTTTTTGTAGGACGGATGTTGTCCAGAACCAACATCTCCAGTGATTCTGATGGCGAGCCAAGTCCACTGAGGAAAGTCCAGCACCGATTTCCCTATCCACCTGCACATAATACTTACCTTGCAAGTATCTTTGGAACAAGGTGAACTGCACAACCTCTACAGCAAATGCACTGGAAccaattcttttatttttgtttaagggCCCAACGgacattcttttattttctagtGTGCACactactacttttatttttgtaacttttggggtttatttcacattttgtacaAACTGTCAAGTGTAAACAATATAAGAGTGGCTACTCAATTGTACTCTTGTGTCTGTCTCATTTTTGATGCTCAATACCGTGGCTCCTGTCGAATTTGGTATCTTCTGATTCTGGTCCAGGGTCTATTACTAGTAAAGgctattattatactgtaattcACTTTTATATCGTTAAAATTGGTTAcacttagtttgtttgacacgtcatcacgtgaccacgtgattagtccaaacggagtttctttattcatgtcaatggatgtttttatcgccttcagctggaaatggactgtttaccgtggtcgttgtacattactgacactctgtgtcagacgataaacctttttttttctccatttaaaggagagtggatgtggtggccattatttgatcttattcgcttagtagttcggagaacagggtatcagtatcgcacagtgaccacgttgaaaacgccatttcagctgaagtcataaaaatgtccttttaaataaacaaagagacacagtttggagtgatcacgccatttgagctgaagtcataaaaatgtccttttaaataaacaaagagacacagtttgatCACGTACGATTTGGAGTAgaatttatgaacacgcttgaagattttatttaattttgttcgtgtcaaacaacttatagaagtcttagtttgtttgacacgtcatcacgtgaccacgtgattagtccgaacggagtttctttattcatgtcaatggatgtttttatcgccttcagctggaaatggactgtttaccgtggtcgttgtacataactgacactctgtgtcaggccgataaacctttttttttctctccatttaaaggagagtggatgtggtggcccttatttgatcttattcgcttagtagttcggagaacagggtatcagtatcgcacagcgaccacgttgaaaactccgattcagctgaagtcataaaaactcccttttaaataaacaaagagacacagtttggagtgatcacgttgagcgtggagtagttttacgatttatgaacacgctttaaagattttatttaattttgttcgtgttaaacaacttatagaagtcttagtttgtttgacacgtcatcacgtgaccacgtgattagtccgaacggagtttctttattcatgtcaatggatgtttttatcgccttcagctggaaatggactgtttaccgtggtcgttgtacattactgacactctgtgtcagaccgataaaccttttttttctctccatttaaaggagagtggatgtggtggccattatttgatcttattcgcttagtagttcggagaacagggtatcagtatcgcacagcgaccacgttaaaaactccatttcagctaaagtcataaaacttccttttaaataaacaaagagacacagtttggagtgatcacgttgagcgtggagtagttttacgatttatgaacacgcttcaaagattttatttaattttgttcgtgttaaacaatttatagaagtcttagtttgtttgacacgtcatcacgtgaccacgtgattagtccgaacggagtttctttattcatgtcaatggatgtttttatcgccttcagctggaaatggactgtttaccgtggtcgttgtacattactaacactctgtgtcagaccgataaacctttttttttctctccatttaaaggagagtggatgtggtggccattatttgatcttattcgcttagtagttccgagaacagggtatcagtatcgcacagcgaccacgttgaaaactccatttcagctaaagtcataaaaacttccttttaaataaacaaagagacacagtttggagtgatcaggttgagcgtggagtagttttacgatttatgaacacgctttaaagattttatttaattttgttcgtgtcaaacaacttatagaagtcttagtttgtttgacacgtcatcacgtgaccacgtgattagtccgaacggagtttctttattcatgtcaatggatgtttttatcgccttcagctggaaatggactgtttaccgtggtcgttgtacataactgacactttgtgtcagaccgataaaccttttttttctctccatttaaaggagagtggatgtggtggccattatttgatcttattcgcttagtagttcggagaacagggtatcagtatcgcacagcgaccacgttgaaaactccgattcagctgaagtcataaaaactcccttttaaataaacaaagagacacagtttggagtgatcacgttgagcgtggagtagttttacgatttatgaacacgcttcaaagattttatttaattttgttcgtgtcaaacaacttttagaagtcttagtttgtttgacacgtcatcgcgtgaccacgtgattagtccgaacggagtttctttattcatgtcaatggatgttttttatcgccttcagctgaaaatggactgtttaccgtggtcgttgtacattactaacactctgtctcagaccaataaaccttttctctctccatttaaaggcgagtggatgtggtggccattatttgatcttgttcg is drawn from Puntigrus tetrazona isolate hp1 chromosome 7, ASM1883169v1, whole genome shotgun sequence and contains these coding sequences:
- the LOC122347977 gene encoding uncharacterized protein LOC122347977, whose product is MGHMGVDRTLDLVRTRFYWPKMVMDVERKVKTCGRCVRRKARPEKAAPLVNIRTTRPLELLCMDYLSLEADKSGTKDILVITDHFTKFAVAIPTPNQKARTVAKCLWENFMVHYGIPEKLHSDQGPDFESRTIKELCQVAGIHKVRTTPYHPRGNPVERFNRTLLDMLGTLQNQDKSCWRNHVRPLVHAYNCTRNEVTGYTPYELMFGRQPRLPVDIVFKLPLPEGQYSSHSEYVQRLKSRLKESYKVAMEKAAKIAHKNKMRYDKYVTASDLEPGDRVLVRNVRLRGKHKISDKWEPTVHVVVKRAGTLPVYTVRPETGDGPLRTLHRDLLLPCGYLPVEENSEPVQRSVPRRPGTRANPVVEEENSSEGEDDAFTFVWSSSPVPVVIENPVHPDLSMADVPDTQYTKPPSSCSVEGPVHAQSNDNPPDFDNLPDMSQSISDSPLMIESTSHQSDAEYVCTNRDAPTEQANEPVLIQNNPPADNHSDARGEQIAVPSAMSDKDEENDGPKGTELEEGKEEASEMGGKDEIMDTEENIDTNDPVRRSERNRQPPRRLDYTELGSPLITAVKSFFQGLSTAWAGDISEDPIQSPTPPFRIIVI